The Mesobacillus jeotgali genome window below encodes:
- a CDS encoding DUF6431 domain-containing protein, whose protein sequence is MKTLILEFLVRGAGRIPSPCCGKDMLVRGTKNRKAKDHTGQSKTYNIRRLQCTNCQTIHHELPDLLIPYKRYEAECIEDVLTNPSAHIVAADDSTLSRWHGWFHQFVDYWIGCLNSIMIRTNQGNIPQDVTSKCSGTALQRIGRLAGDANGWLTRIVRPIVNINLWIHTRSAFIVQ, encoded by the coding sequence TTGAAAACACTCATACTGGAGTTTTTAGTTAGGGGTGCGGGGAGGATTCCTTCCCCATGCTGTGGTAAAGACATGTTGGTTAGAGGTACAAAGAATCGAAAAGCCAAGGATCATACAGGTCAGAGTAAAACATATAACATCCGAAGATTGCAGTGCACCAATTGTCAGACCATCCATCATGAACTTCCAGATTTATTGATTCCTTATAAACGCTATGAGGCTGAATGTATCGAAGACGTTCTTACGAACCCGTCCGCCCATATTGTTGCTGCCGATGATTCCACTCTTTCGAGATGGCACGGCTGGTTTCATCAATTTGTGGATTATTGGATTGGCTGTTTGAATTCCATCATGATCAGGACCAACCAGGGAAATATCCCCCAGGATGTCACGTCCAAATGTTCAGGGACCGCACTTCAAAGGATAGGACGCTTGGCAGGAGATGCCAATGGATGGCTGACAAGAATTGTCCGGCCCATCGTAAATATTAATTTATGGATACATACCCGTTCCGCATTCATTGTCCAATAG
- a CDS encoding DDE-type integrase/transposase/recombinase, producing MSDHKKSEELAVHRFQLISPLLAEGLDAGKVKELRDQIAKASGLSERTIRRYLAQFQEDGFGGLKPQGRKGARKSEAIPPHLLEQAILLRKEVPSRSVAQIIQILEWEGLAEPGQIKRSTLQEKLAEKGYSTRHMRLYSQTGVAARRFQKRHRNQLWQSDIKYGPYLPIGPNGIKKQVYLVAFIDDATRFVLHAAFYPTLDSRIIEDAFRQAIQKYGVPEAVYFDNGKQYRTKWMSRTCSKIGTRLTYTRPYSAESKGKIERFNRIIDSFISEAVIEKPNTLDRLNELFQVWLTECYQNKPHSALGEKISPETAFRSDKKAIRFIDPDTLSNAFLHCETRKVDKSGCISFMDQKYEVGLAFIGRQVEVVYDPANIEELTIEFEDHTPWKAKKLVIGERAGKRPALPEHLQVQGVESSRLLKAAERKNQERLTEQKPAVTFRAVWKEEDSRV from the coding sequence ATGAGTGATCATAAGAAATCAGAAGAATTGGCAGTGCATCGTTTTCAGCTAATATCCCCTTTATTAGCAGAGGGGCTTGACGCTGGGAAAGTAAAGGAATTAAGAGACCAGATAGCGAAGGCCAGCGGTCTTTCAGAAAGAACCATCAGGCGATATTTGGCTCAATTTCAGGAAGATGGGTTTGGGGGACTAAAGCCACAAGGAAGAAAAGGTGCTCGAAAGTCTGAGGCTATCCCTCCTCATTTATTGGAACAGGCAATCCTTCTGCGTAAGGAAGTGCCGAGCCGGAGCGTGGCTCAAATCATACAGATACTCGAATGGGAAGGGTTGGCTGAACCAGGGCAGATCAAAAGATCAACGCTCCAGGAAAAGCTCGCTGAAAAAGGTTACAGCACCCGGCATATGCGACTCTATTCCCAGACAGGAGTAGCTGCCAGAAGATTTCAGAAGCGACATCGCAACCAACTCTGGCAGTCAGATATCAAGTATGGTCCCTACTTGCCGATTGGTCCGAATGGAATAAAGAAACAAGTGTATCTTGTCGCCTTTATCGATGACGCCACCAGGTTTGTGCTTCACGCAGCTTTCTATCCTACCTTGGATTCAAGGATCATCGAGGATGCCTTCCGCCAGGCTATCCAGAAGTATGGTGTTCCAGAGGCTGTTTATTTTGATAATGGAAAGCAATATCGAACCAAATGGATGTCGCGTACCTGCTCAAAAATAGGCACCCGCCTTACTTACACACGGCCGTACTCAGCTGAATCAAAAGGGAAAATTGAACGCTTCAATAGAATCATAGATTCATTCATTAGTGAGGCTGTCATCGAAAAGCCCAATACACTTGATCGTCTGAATGAGCTTTTCCAAGTGTGGCTCACAGAGTGTTATCAGAATAAGCCTCATTCTGCACTTGGGGAGAAAATCAGCCCGGAAACGGCATTTCGTTCAGATAAAAAAGCGATTAGGTTCATCGATCCTGATACCTTGAGTAATGCATTCCTCCATTGTGAAACAAGGAAAGTCGATAAATCAGGATGCATAAGTTTCATGGATCAAAAATATGAGGTCGGCCTGGCTTTCATTGGACGACAGGTTGAGGTGGTTTATGATCCTGCGAATATCGAGGAGCTTACCATTGAGTTCGAGGATCATACTCCTTGGAAAGCCAAGAAACTTGTCATTGGGGAAAGAGCTGGGAAGCGTCCTGCATTACCTGAGCACCTGCAGGTGCAGGGTGTAGAATCTTCAAGACTATTAAAGGCAGCTGAACGAAAGAACCAGGAACGCCTAACCGAACAGAAACCTGCCGTGACCTTCCGTGCCGTTTGGAAGGAGGAAGATTCCCGTGTTTGA
- a CDS encoding LysM peptidoglycan-binding domain-containing protein: MKKSLLSLVAAAAISGAAGTQAQAEEIVVHKGDTLWGISKEYGVTVDSLKKWNNLKSDIIHPNDLLEVSPIKYAQVRKGDTLWSIAKAYGVTVNDLKGWNKLSSDLIHPGMSLAVYTNMPAEMKVEKTNDVKPAATPAATTTAAPASQAEAKPAATKPAAPSNQITVEATAYTANCTGCSGITKTGVDLKANPNAKVIAVDPTVIPLGSKVYVEGYGYATAEDIGGAIKGNRIDVFIPTQNEAIQWGRKQVKVTILD, translated from the coding sequence ATGAAAAAATCATTATTATCTTTGGTTGCAGCAGCGGCAATTTCTGGAGCTGCCGGGACTCAAGCACAGGCAGAGGAAATCGTCGTACATAAGGGAGATACACTTTGGGGTATTTCTAAGGAATACGGCGTAACAGTAGATTCACTTAAAAAATGGAATAACTTAAAGAGTGATATCATCCATCCAAACGACTTACTAGAAGTATCTCCTATTAAATATGCACAAGTCAGAAAAGGCGATACGCTTTGGAGTATTGCAAAGGCATATGGTGTTACAGTAAATGATCTTAAAGGCTGGAATAAATTATCATCTGACTTAATCCATCCGGGGATGAGCCTGGCAGTTTATACAAATATGCCGGCTGAAATGAAAGTTGAGAAAACGAATGATGTTAAGCCGGCCGCAACACCAGCAGCTACGACTACAGCCGCTCCAGCAAGCCAGGCAGAAGCAAAACCAGCTGCAACAAAGCCTGCAGCACCATCAAACCAAATTACTGTTGAAGCTACGGCTTATACAGCGAATTGTACGGGTTGCTCTGGAATTACGAAGACGGGTGTGGATTTGAAAGCTAACCCTAACGCAAAAGTAATTGCCGTTGACCCAACTGTCATTCCTTTAGGATCAAAAGTATATGTTGAAGGCTATGGCTATGCTACAGCAGAAGACATTGGCGGAGCTATTAAAGGAAATCGAATCGATGTCTTCATCCCAACTCAAAATGAAGCAATTCAATGGGGAAGAAAACAAGTGAAAGTGACGATTTTGGATTAA
- a CDS encoding PAS domain S-box protein, whose amino-acid sequence MDNPELSFNPILLFAAILLTVMSSYTALDLFSLIKSSDRNKRFLFLGGTFSLGIGIWVMNFFGMLAMNINGTVSYRIPITVLSIILVISFTAMAFYTLTGKTLKKSNLIAGSLFMMLAVLVVHILGMYSMRLDFSYEPSILIIALILVFVSFYFSFWMLFFSKGFTQGDHGWIKPLSALFVTAAIAEGHFLLTRASSINTKNGIVEQTGIPESLISYLIVFISVLILAGLIGSSALISKRLAVTDTNLKDITDALNSSSIVAITDPKGNITYVNEKFIEISGYSEGELLGQNHSILNSGLHTKEFFKQMWKTIGSGEVWKGEIRNKKKDGSYYWVDTTIVPFLNSKGRPYQYVSIRSDITLRKQAEASLKETLKEVSDINFALDQSSIVAFTDEKGIIKSVNDKFCEISKYTREELIGNDHSILNSGLHSKEFFKNLWKTIGTGQVWKGDIRNRAKDGSFYWVATTIVPFLNENGKPYQYLAIRNDITEKKKSEEMLHRQDKLAAVGQLAAGVAHEIRNPLTSMKGYAEFLQLDETDPQRQEFIEIILDEIDRVNNIVEEFMVLAKPKAVELEEQNIIPIVQNVVSMLKFEARKRNVRLDFDATEEIIQIECDENRLKQVFLNFIKNGIEAMPDGGDLKVRTEIQDDNVVISIKDTGVGIPPETLKKIGEPFYTTKKNGNGLGLMVSFKIIESHNGKVYIESEQNKGTTFKIMLPAKTA is encoded by the coding sequence ATGGATAATCCGGAATTATCCTTCAATCCAATACTATTGTTTGCAGCTATCTTATTGACAGTAATGTCATCTTATACAGCACTTGATTTGTTCAGTCTTATTAAATCTTCAGACCGTAATAAAAGATTCCTGTTTCTGGGTGGGACATTTTCACTTGGTATTGGGATTTGGGTTATGAACTTCTTTGGAATGCTTGCCATGAATATCAATGGCACTGTTTCGTATCGAATTCCAATAACCGTATTATCCATTATCCTTGTTATTTCTTTTACAGCGATGGCGTTTTATACACTGACTGGCAAGACGTTGAAAAAGAGCAATTTGATTGCTGGAAGTTTATTCATGATGCTTGCAGTCCTGGTTGTCCATATCCTGGGTATGTACTCAATGAGGTTGGATTTCAGTTATGAACCATCGATCCTGATTATTGCTCTTATACTTGTATTCGTGTCATTTTACTTTTCCTTTTGGATGCTGTTCTTTTCGAAAGGCTTCACTCAAGGAGACCATGGGTGGATTAAACCGCTAAGTGCTCTTTTCGTAACCGCTGCTATTGCTGAAGGACATTTCCTTTTAACAAGAGCATCCTCAATTAATACGAAGAACGGTATCGTTGAGCAGACCGGAATACCAGAGTCCTTAATCAGCTATCTAATTGTTTTTATTTCCGTACTCATCCTTGCTGGTTTGATCGGTTCAAGTGCATTAATCAGCAAAAGGCTTGCAGTTACTGATACGAACTTAAAGGATATAACCGATGCACTAAACTCATCTTCGATCGTTGCAATAACTGACCCTAAAGGTAATATTACTTATGTTAATGAAAAGTTCATTGAAATCTCAGGCTACAGTGAGGGTGAACTTTTAGGCCAGAATCACTCGATTTTGAATTCAGGTTTGCATACAAAGGAATTTTTTAAGCAAATGTGGAAAACAATTGGCTCCGGTGAGGTTTGGAAGGGGGAGATCCGTAATAAGAAGAAGGATGGTTCTTATTATTGGGTCGATACGACAATAGTACCCTTCTTGAATAGTAAGGGACGGCCATATCAATATGTCTCGATTCGTTCTGATATTACGCTAAGAAAACAGGCGGAAGCAAGCCTGAAAGAAACACTGAAAGAAGTCAGTGACATTAATTTTGCGCTTGATCAATCTTCCATCGTGGCTTTTACCGATGAGAAGGGGATTATCAAAAGTGTGAATGATAAATTCTGTGAAATTTCTAAATACACCAGGGAAGAACTGATTGGTAATGACCATAGCATATTGAATTCCGGATTGCATTCAAAGGAGTTCTTTAAGAATCTTTGGAAAACCATCGGTACTGGCCAGGTTTGGAAAGGGGATATCCGGAACAGGGCGAAGGATGGTTCGTTTTACTGGGTGGCTACTACGATTGTTCCTTTCCTGAATGAAAATGGCAAGCCATATCAGTACCTGGCAATACGAAATGACATCACTGAAAAGAAAAAGTCAGAAGAGATGCTGCACCGCCAGGATAAACTTGCTGCTGTCGGACAGCTGGCTGCTGGTGTTGCCCATGAAATCAGGAATCCGCTGACATCGATGAAAGGATATGCTGAATTCCTGCAGCTCGATGAAACAGATCCACAACGCCAGGAGTTTATAGAAATCATTCTTGACGAAATTGACAGAGTCAATAATATAGTCGAGGAGTTCATGGTTCTTGCCAAACCAAAGGCTGTCGAGCTTGAGGAACAGAATATCATTCCGATTGTCCAAAATGTAGTATCAATGTTGAAATTCGAAGCTAGGAAAAGGAATGTCAGGCTGGATTTTGATGCAACAGAGGAAATTATCCAAATCGAGTGCGATGAGAACCGTCTGAAGCAAGTATTCTTGAATTTCATTAAAAATGGAATCGAAGCAATGCCGGATGGCGGAGATCTGAAAGTGAGAACAGAGATACAAGATGATAATGTTGTCATTTCCATCAAGGACACAGGTGTAGGAATCCCGCCGGAAACTCTTAAGAAAATTGGCGAACCGTTTTATACCACTAAGAAAAATGGAAACGGACTTGGTCTGATGGTAAGCTTCAAGATCATTGAAAGCCACAATGGCAAGGTTTATATCGAAAGCGAACAAAACAAAGGAACAACATTCAAAATTATGCTGCCGGCAAAAACTGCATAG
- the fdhF gene encoding formate dehydrogenase subunit alpha: MKLRELLKIFTGGEAMSSISQVRTVCGYCGTGCGLILDVVDNTIVKIRGDKEAPVNKGQTCVKGAFAYQYVHAQKRLKTPMIRKAGKLVKATWEEAYTYMASRLSEIKTDFGPDAISMFACARTTNESNYITQKFMRTAIRSNNIDGCNRTUHAPSVAGLATVFGSGFPTNTLEDIDEAEVLLLMGSNTTEAHPIIGNRMKKAAKGGLKIIVIDPRKIDMVKSAHKHLQINVGTDIALINAIIRIIIKEKLYDQEFIGKHTEDFDALLSKVERYTPEYSAEITGLAAEDIIEVARLYANAGKSMIAYTLGITEHHCGVNNVFDIANLALLTGHIGKSGSGIMPLRGQNNVQGAGDMGCLPNQLTGAVSLLNDEYRARFEKAWNMQISKKVGDTQTRTFDKIETGDIRALYCIGENPLVADVHMNHTRSLLEKLDLLIVQDIFMTETAEMADVVLPAKSWGEVDGTYTNTDRRVQRVRTAVAAQAGVKEDWEILCELSTRMGYQMEYSSSEEIWNEVRELAWEMYGGISYPRLEKEYGIHYPCPDENHPGTKVLHERFHAEKETKKRSSFVPVEFTPPLEQPDEQYPFTLTTGRRYESYNTHTQTRHYAAGVKIKQTEETLDIHQEDASRLGINDGDLVRVSSRRGTLEVKAKITEQVVPGLVFMSFHWSEVPTNVLTLNEYDPISGTAEFKACAVKVETIA, from the coding sequence ATGAAATTAAGGGAATTATTAAAAATATTTACCGGAGGGGAAGCTATGTCATCGATTAGCCAGGTCAGGACGGTCTGTGGTTATTGTGGAACAGGCTGCGGTTTAATATTAGATGTAGTAGATAATACGATAGTGAAAATCAGGGGAGACAAGGAGGCACCTGTAAATAAAGGACAGACATGCGTAAAAGGTGCTTTTGCTTATCAATATGTCCATGCCCAAAAAAGATTGAAAACTCCAATGATCAGGAAAGCAGGGAAGTTGGTAAAGGCGACATGGGAAGAAGCATACACTTACATGGCAAGCCGATTATCTGAAATCAAAACTGATTTTGGACCAGATGCTATATCAATGTTTGCATGCGCGAGGACTACCAATGAATCAAATTATATTACACAAAAGTTCATGAGGACTGCTATCAGAAGCAATAATATTGATGGCTGTAACCGAACCTGACACGCTCCAAGTGTCGCCGGTCTGGCGACTGTTTTTGGAAGCGGTTTCCCGACAAACACATTGGAAGATATTGATGAAGCAGAAGTGCTTTTACTTATGGGGTCGAACACGACTGAAGCACATCCAATCATAGGAAATAGAATGAAAAAGGCTGCCAAGGGCGGTCTGAAGATAATTGTCATTGATCCAAGAAAAATTGACATGGTCAAGTCTGCCCATAAGCATCTGCAAATTAACGTCGGAACGGATATTGCGCTGATCAACGCAATAATCCGAATTATCATCAAAGAAAAGCTCTATGACCAGGAGTTCATTGGCAAGCATACTGAAGATTTCGACGCCTTGCTGTCAAAGGTCGAACGCTATACACCAGAATATTCAGCAGAAATCACCGGTTTGGCGGCAGAAGATATCATCGAGGTTGCTCGTCTATACGCAAATGCCGGCAAGTCTATGATTGCATACACACTTGGTATTACTGAACACCACTGTGGAGTGAACAATGTATTTGATATTGCTAATCTTGCTCTGCTTACTGGCCACATTGGCAAGAGTGGTTCTGGCATCATGCCTTTAAGGGGACAGAATAATGTCCAGGGTGCCGGAGATATGGGATGTTTGCCGAACCAGCTTACAGGAGCAGTCAGCTTATTGAATGACGAATACCGTGCACGTTTTGAGAAAGCATGGAATATGCAAATCAGCAAAAAAGTCGGTGACACCCAGACAAGGACCTTCGATAAAATTGAAACAGGTGATATCAGGGCCTTGTATTGCATAGGTGAAAATCCATTAGTCGCAGATGTTCATATGAACCATACAAGAAGCTTATTGGAAAAGCTTGATTTACTCATCGTCCAGGATATTTTCATGACAGAGACAGCCGAGATGGCGGATGTTGTACTGCCTGCCAAATCATGGGGGGAAGTTGATGGGACATACACGAATACAGACAGGAGAGTCCAGCGGGTACGTACTGCGGTCGCTGCCCAAGCTGGAGTGAAAGAAGATTGGGAGATATTGTGTGAACTATCGACAAGGATGGGCTATCAAATGGAGTATAGTTCCAGTGAAGAGATCTGGAATGAAGTAAGAGAACTAGCCTGGGAGATGTATGGAGGCATATCATATCCACGCCTTGAAAAAGAGTATGGAATTCACTATCCATGTCCTGATGAAAATCACCCTGGCACGAAAGTACTTCACGAAAGATTCCACGCTGAAAAAGAAACTAAGAAACGCTCGAGTTTCGTGCCAGTAGAATTCACGCCACCTTTAGAACAGCCTGATGAACAATATCCATTCACCCTGACGACTGGCAGGAGGTATGAGTCATATAATACTCATACCCAAACTCGACACTATGCAGCAGGAGTGAAAATCAAACAAACTGAAGAAACCCTGGATATCCATCAGGAAGATGCAAGTCGACTGGGTATTAATGATGGAGATCTCGTAAGAGTCAGTTCACGTCGTGGTACTCTTGAAGTTAAGGCGAAAATAACAGAACAGGTTGTACCAGGTCTCGTTTTTATGAGTTTCCACTGGTCCGAGGTGCCAACGAACGTACTGACACTGAATGAGTATGACCCAATTTCAGGTACTGCAGAATTTAAGGCTTGTGCCGTTAAAGTCGAAACCATTGCATAA
- a CDS encoding DUF5348 domain-containing protein, with amino-acid sequence MKTRWKEMNYNEELDCWVVFWGENSGYKMRCGEWFDLHLGNGRTLSCRLELGRDWYILTGRNDVRFYLKKNETYQVDL; translated from the coding sequence ATGAAAACCCGCTGGAAAGAGATGAATTATAATGAAGAATTGGATTGTTGGGTTGTGTTTTGGGGAGAGAACTCCGGCTATAAGATGCGATGTGGTGAATGGTTTGATTTACATCTAGGAAATGGTCGGACCCTTTCCTGCCGCCTGGAGCTGGGCAGAGATTGGTATATTCTTACCGGCCGAAATGACGTTAGATTCTATCTTAAGAAAAATGAGACCTATCAAGTTGATTTGTAA
- a CDS encoding AAA family ATPase gives MFEAFYEMDNTPFARDLPTDQLYDSSMVQEILGRLKYTAERQLFAVLSGDSGTGKTTTIRKFVDKLDKGKFHILYLSDSKLTPRHFYKGLLEQLGSEAKFYRGDAKRQLHREIELMKGIRGLQPVVVVDEAHLLDREMLEEVRFLLNFKMDSQSPMALILVGQSELWDRLRLQSYAAIRQRIDIQFQLGHLDRAQVEEYVSRHLRYAGVDQPIFSDGALDEIHRFSGGAARLINKLCTHSLLYGSQNGRRIIDDHMIKQVIQGELS, from the coding sequence GTGTTTGAAGCATTCTATGAAATGGACAACACTCCTTTCGCCAGAGATCTTCCGACTGATCAATTGTATGATTCCTCCATGGTGCAAGAAATCCTTGGTAGGCTGAAGTACACAGCTGAAAGACAGCTTTTTGCCGTTCTGAGTGGGGATAGTGGTACTGGAAAGACCACAACCATCCGTAAGTTTGTGGACAAATTGGATAAAGGGAAATTCCATATCCTTTACCTGTCCGACTCTAAGTTAACGCCTCGTCATTTTTACAAAGGTCTTTTGGAACAGTTAGGCTCTGAAGCGAAGTTTTATCGAGGAGATGCAAAACGGCAGCTTCATCGTGAGATTGAATTAATGAAAGGCATACGAGGGCTACAACCTGTAGTGGTAGTGGATGAAGCTCATCTTCTGGACCGGGAAATGCTTGAAGAGGTTCGTTTCCTACTGAACTTCAAAATGGATTCGCAAAGCCCGATGGCGCTTATCCTGGTCGGTCAAAGTGAATTATGGGATCGGCTTCGACTCCAATCATACGCAGCCATACGCCAAAGAATCGATATCCAGTTTCAGCTAGGACATCTCGACCGTGCCCAGGTTGAAGAATATGTTTCTAGGCACCTTCGATATGCCGGTGTTGATCAACCAATATTCTCTGATGGAGCACTTGACGAGATTCATCGCTTCTCTGGTGGTGCCGCAAGGCTCATTAATAAGCTCTGTACACATAGTCTTCTCTATGGTTCACAAAATGGCCGAAGGATCATTGATGATCATATGATCAAGCAAGTCATCCAGGGGGAACTTTCATGA
- the yhfH gene encoding protein YhfH produces MMSPVEFFRNLPKKVCPECGEGMQEQAESYLMECDRCLSKKEE; encoded by the coding sequence ATGATGAGTCCGGTGGAATTTTTTCGTAACTTACCAAAAAAGGTGTGCCCTGAATGTGGTGAAGGCATGCAGGAACAAGCAGAATCATATTTAATGGAATGTGATCGTTGCTTATCGAAAAAAGAGGAGTAA